The following are encoded in a window of Hippoglossus stenolepis isolate QCI-W04-F060 chromosome 10, HSTE1.2, whole genome shotgun sequence genomic DNA:
- the snapc1b gene encoding snRNA-activating protein complex subunit 1b yields MDSCRKQLKSDCELLLGHFQKTESVRFQVFSQIWRESNFTHIFYGTVRHEKRAFSRLVLDLAYSYFLPPFSFQIRVGGLYLLYSLYQCQTASPPEQIRVALKDWDEAMKFEKDAADAQHLDAVYILRRLMFLKAFHFTAMPTLLAFKKKRKMEKSALCEEFVERACRPQELINGDLLEELSNIHELYEKMKTSISLPSETSVNLIHKSFVPQLRSTVLDFHKWQQNKDATDQDEDCGEGTSSQQECSNRAGLLASIKSKAYGEAAEASKSRRHRQVEVDPTSNESGPSNTRGHSKNTKPSLKTRTNENIRISGDLWKDALSTTKISRLTGLDPVTAEKLKQFKRFTWK; encoded by the exons ATGGATTCCTGCAGGAAGCAGCTGAAGTCGGATTGTGAGCTGCTGCTCGGCCACTTCCAGAAAACTGAGTCCGTCCGATTCCAGGTTTTCTCCCAAATCTGGAGGGAATCGAacttcacacacattttcta CGGCACCGTGAGGCACGAGAAGCGAGCGTTCAGCCGCCTGGTTCTGGATCTCGCCTACAGCTACTTCCTGCCGCCGTTCAGCTTCCAGATCCGGGTCGGGGGACTTTACCTGCTGTACAGTTTGTATCAGTGTCAGACCGCCTCGCCGCCGGAGCAG ATCCGTGTGGCGCTGAAGGACTGGGACGAGGCGATGAAGTTTGAGAAAGACGCCGCGGACGCTCAGCACCTCGACGCCGTCTACATCCTCCGCCGGCTGATGTTCCTCAAAGCGTTCCACTTCACCGCCATGCCAACGCTG CTCGCCttcaagaagaagaggaagatggagaagtCGGCCTTGTGCGAGGAGTTCGTTGAGCGAGCGTGTCGTCCGCAGGAGCTGATCAACGGCGATCTGTTGGAG GAGTTGTCCAACATCCACGAGCTCTATGAGAAGATGAAGACGTCCATCTCTTTGCCGTCGGAAACCTCCGTCAACCTGATCCACAAAAGCTTCGTCCCTCAGCTGCGCAGCACTGTCCTGGATTTCCACAAATGGCAGCAGAACAAG GATGCGACAGACCAAGATGAAGACTGTGGGGAGGGAACTTCGTCTCAGCAAGAG TGCTCCAACAGAGCCGGCCTCCTCGCCTCCATCAAATCAAAAGCTTACGGAGAGGCAGCCGAg GCGTCCAAGTCCCGTCGCCACCGGCAGGTGGAGGTGGATCCGACCAGCAACGAGTCGGGACCCTCCAACACACGGGGTCATTCCAAGAATACGAAACCGTCACTCAAAACCAGAACCAATGAGAACATCCGCATCTCAG GTGACCTGTGGAAAGATGCCTTGTCGACCACTAAGATCAGTCGTCTCACCGGTCTGGACCCAGTTACTGCAG aaaaactaaaacagtttAAAAGATTCACCTGGAAATGA
- the syt16 gene encoding synaptotagmin-16 isoform X2 has translation MAPDITPEAIGFLSAVGVFIVALAVLFLFINKKLCFSRVGGLPCLEEHGRRKKGRQGIRQGLVNSYGDNDGLSSSDSEDEVLKQFEISVSRSQSFRCTAASGGGEQPAQQSQLTLGRRHKFTRLSDQEEGSTEPSDCEEMAAQNQSGFQDPLSAAVEEMERASSAPPDNPSLHETSDARDSPAPSMRRPAADGSEDTQQAAQDHDQNDVTDSSSTWSPEQEQPPKEEVSSQPASSFSRPPISTCGDLVLSLEYRPDVEKLLVSVVAARDVPDKARSGMDSWQVHMVLLPSKKQRHKTSVQKGSLPHFNETFRFSRLEPSDLQMSAIRFRLYALGGRMSREKMMGEKVLRLGGLHPGGGTMETTLVLEPRSNLKSVDSLLSLSTVSQSDSASSTQSLTHGGVPELLVGLSYNATTGRMSVELIKGSHFRNLAINRPPDTYGRLSLLNSVGQEISRCKTSVRRGQPNPVYKETFVFQVALFQLSDVTLLVSIYSRRSMKRKEMVGWISLGQNSSGEEEQLHWQDMKESRGQQVCRWHVLLEA, from the exons ATGGCCCCGGACA TCACCCCAGAGGCCATCGGCTTCCTGTCCGCCGTGGGCGTCTTCATCGTGGCGTTGgccgtcctcttcctcttcatcaacaAGAAGCTGTGTTTCTCGCGTGTCGGCGGACTGCCCTGTCTGGAGGAACATGGCCGCCGGAAGAAAGGACGACAAGGAATCCGTCAGGGTCTCG TGAACAGCTACGGTGACAACGATGGCCTCAGCTCCTCCGACAGCGAAGACGAGGTCCTGAAGCAGTTTGAGATCTCGGTGTCGCGTTCGCAGAGCTTTCGCTGCACAGCGGCCAGCGGCGGCGGCGAACAGCCGGCCCAGCAGTCTCAGCTAACGTTGGGTCGACGCCACAAATTCACGCGACTGTCGGACCAGGAGGAGGGCAGCACCGAGCCGTCGGACTGTGAAG AGATGGCGGCTCAGAACCAGTCGGGCTTCCAGGACCCGCTCTCGGCAGCAGTCGAGGAAATGGAGAGGGCGTCCTCCGCCCCGCCGGACAACCCGTCTCTCCACGAGACATCAGACGCCAGGGACAGTCCCGCCCCTAGTATGAGGCGACCGGCCGCAGACGGCAGCGAGGACACGCAGCAGGCTGCGCAGGATCACGACCAAAATGACGTCACGGACAGCTCCTCCACCTGGAGCCCCGAG CAAGAGCAGCCTCCCAAAGAGGAGGTCTCGTCTCAACCGGCCAGCTCCTTCTCTCGACCCCCCATCTCCACATGTGGAGACCTGGTCCTCTCCCTGGAGTACCGTCCCGAtgtggagaagctgctggtgtCGGTGGTGGCGGCCCGGGACGTCCCGGACAAGGCTCGCAGCGGGATGGACTCCTGGCAGGTGCACATGGTCCTGCTTCCCTCCAAAAAGCAACGGCACAAGACGTCGGTGCAGAAAGGCTCGCTGCCGCACTTCAACGAGACGTTCCGCTTCTCGCGCCTGGAGCCGTCGGACCTGCAGATGTCGGCCATCAGGTTCCGGCTGTACGCACTCGGAGGCAGGATGTCCCGGGAGAAGATGATGGGAGAGAAGGTTCTGCGTTTGGGAGGACTCCACCCGGGCGGAGGGACGATGGAAACGACGCTGGTTCTGGAGCCTCGCAGTAACCTCAAG agcGTGGACTCGCTGCTGAGTCTGTCCACGGTGTCTCAGAGCGACAGCGCCTCCTCCACTCAGTCTCTGACGCACGGCGGCGTCCCCGAGCTGCTGGTCGGCCTCTCCTACAACGCCACCACGGGACGCATGTCCGTGGAGCTCATCAAGGGCAGCCACTTCAGAAACCTGGCCATCAACAGACCACCAG ACACTTACGGTCGTCTGTCTCTGCTGAACTCGGTGGGTCAGGAGATCTCTCGCTGTAAGACATCGGTGCGGCGCGGTCAGCCCAACCCCGTCTACAAGGAGACCTTCGtgttccaggtggcgctgttccAGCTGTCGGACGTCACGCTGCTGGTGTCCATCTACAGCCGGCGCAGCATGAAGCGCAAAGAGATGGTGGGCTGGATCTCTCTGGGTCAGAACAGCAGCGGCGAGGAGGAGCAGCTCCACTGGCAGGACATGAAGGAGAGTCGAGGACAGCAGGTCTGCCGCTGGCACGTCCTGCTGGAGGCGTAA
- the syt16 gene encoding synaptotagmin-16 isoform X1, protein MAPDSCLFVWSDQCVIVCPLSLLLPVTPEAIGFLSAVGVFIVALAVLFLFINKKLCFSRVGGLPCLEEHGRRKKGRQGIRQGLVNSYGDNDGLSSSDSEDEVLKQFEISVSRSQSFRCTAASGGGEQPAQQSQLTLGRRHKFTRLSDQEEGSTEPSDCEEMAAQNQSGFQDPLSAAVEEMERASSAPPDNPSLHETSDARDSPAPSMRRPAADGSEDTQQAAQDHDQNDVTDSSSTWSPEQEQPPKEEVSSQPASSFSRPPISTCGDLVLSLEYRPDVEKLLVSVVAARDVPDKARSGMDSWQVHMVLLPSKKQRHKTSVQKGSLPHFNETFRFSRLEPSDLQMSAIRFRLYALGGRMSREKMMGEKVLRLGGLHPGGGTMETTLVLEPRSNLKSVDSLLSLSTVSQSDSASSTQSLTHGGVPELLVGLSYNATTGRMSVELIKGSHFRNLAINRPPDTYGRLSLLNSVGQEISRCKTSVRRGQPNPVYKETFVFQVALFQLSDVTLLVSIYSRRSMKRKEMVGWISLGQNSSGEEEQLHWQDMKESRGQQVCRWHVLLEA, encoded by the exons ATGGCCCCGGACA gttgtctgtttgtgtggtCTGATcagtgtgtcattgtgtgtcccctctccctcctcctgccagTCACCCCAGAGGCCATCGGCTTCCTGTCCGCCGTGGGCGTCTTCATCGTGGCGTTGgccgtcctcttcctcttcatcaacaAGAAGCTGTGTTTCTCGCGTGTCGGCGGACTGCCCTGTCTGGAGGAACATGGCCGCCGGAAGAAAGGACGACAAGGAATCCGTCAGGGTCTCG TGAACAGCTACGGTGACAACGATGGCCTCAGCTCCTCCGACAGCGAAGACGAGGTCCTGAAGCAGTTTGAGATCTCGGTGTCGCGTTCGCAGAGCTTTCGCTGCACAGCGGCCAGCGGCGGCGGCGAACAGCCGGCCCAGCAGTCTCAGCTAACGTTGGGTCGACGCCACAAATTCACGCGACTGTCGGACCAGGAGGAGGGCAGCACCGAGCCGTCGGACTGTGAAG AGATGGCGGCTCAGAACCAGTCGGGCTTCCAGGACCCGCTCTCGGCAGCAGTCGAGGAAATGGAGAGGGCGTCCTCCGCCCCGCCGGACAACCCGTCTCTCCACGAGACATCAGACGCCAGGGACAGTCCCGCCCCTAGTATGAGGCGACCGGCCGCAGACGGCAGCGAGGACACGCAGCAGGCTGCGCAGGATCACGACCAAAATGACGTCACGGACAGCTCCTCCACCTGGAGCCCCGAG CAAGAGCAGCCTCCCAAAGAGGAGGTCTCGTCTCAACCGGCCAGCTCCTTCTCTCGACCCCCCATCTCCACATGTGGAGACCTGGTCCTCTCCCTGGAGTACCGTCCCGAtgtggagaagctgctggtgtCGGTGGTGGCGGCCCGGGACGTCCCGGACAAGGCTCGCAGCGGGATGGACTCCTGGCAGGTGCACATGGTCCTGCTTCCCTCCAAAAAGCAACGGCACAAGACGTCGGTGCAGAAAGGCTCGCTGCCGCACTTCAACGAGACGTTCCGCTTCTCGCGCCTGGAGCCGTCGGACCTGCAGATGTCGGCCATCAGGTTCCGGCTGTACGCACTCGGAGGCAGGATGTCCCGGGAGAAGATGATGGGAGAGAAGGTTCTGCGTTTGGGAGGACTCCACCCGGGCGGAGGGACGATGGAAACGACGCTGGTTCTGGAGCCTCGCAGTAACCTCAAG agcGTGGACTCGCTGCTGAGTCTGTCCACGGTGTCTCAGAGCGACAGCGCCTCCTCCACTCAGTCTCTGACGCACGGCGGCGTCCCCGAGCTGCTGGTCGGCCTCTCCTACAACGCCACCACGGGACGCATGTCCGTGGAGCTCATCAAGGGCAGCCACTTCAGAAACCTGGCCATCAACAGACCACCAG ACACTTACGGTCGTCTGTCTCTGCTGAACTCGGTGGGTCAGGAGATCTCTCGCTGTAAGACATCGGTGCGGCGCGGTCAGCCCAACCCCGTCTACAAGGAGACCTTCGtgttccaggtggcgctgttccAGCTGTCGGACGTCACGCTGCTGGTGTCCATCTACAGCCGGCGCAGCATGAAGCGCAAAGAGATGGTGGGCTGGATCTCTCTGGGTCAGAACAGCAGCGGCGAGGAGGAGCAGCTCCACTGGCAGGACATGAAGGAGAGTCGAGGACAGCAGGTCTGCCGCTGGCACGTCCTGCTGGAGGCGTAA
- the LOC118116639 gene encoding uncharacterized protein LOC118116639, which produces MQPPRCCSGGRGCVWPVGPEQASRRPGPRPGAGVPREQIHTGWSLLLVHRRSELKLSAGCGPPAAASFPARERTNHSTTSKVAYFKRKYAEEEDLHGGLHRYFQKHLILQEDRSCILKLSLEKLRFLEDPEAYLRRSVLINNLLRKIHHEEEELEAEEEEEEEEEDDVEEEEEEEEVIGASGQRRLMYPDRKRVKVLVTDCCSPPFGLEDLQHYRLVPCYPAAGCLYGLGSCPGLAPSHQVLLYNLDDNG; this is translated from the exons ATGCAGCCTCCTCGTTGTTGTTCCGGGGGACGAGGGTGTGTTTGGCCCGTCGGTCCAGAGCAGGCGTCCCGACGTCCAGGCCCCCGACCCGGCGCTGGAGTCCCCCGGGAGCAGATCCACACCGGCTGGAGTCTGCTGCTGGTCCACAGGAGGTCGGAGCTCA AGCTGAGCGCCGGCTGTGGaccaccagcagcag CCTCCTTCCCTGCGAGAGAGAGAACAAACCATTCAACAACGTCGAAAGTTGCCTACTTCAAGAGGAAATatgcggaggaggaggatttacaCGGAGGCCTACATAGATATTTTCAAAAA CACCTGATCCTGCAGGAGGACCGCAGCTGCATCCTGAAGCTGTCCCTGGAGAAGCTGAGGTTCCTGGAGGACCCCGAGGCCTACCTGCGGCGCTCCGTCCTCATCAACAACCTGCTGAGGAAGATCCaccatgaggaggaggagctggaggctgaggaggaggaggaggaggaggaagaagatgatgtagaggaggaagaggaggaagaggaggtcattGGGGCGAGTGGGCAGCGGAGGCTGATGTACCCGGACAGGAAGAGAGTGAAGGTGCTGGTGACAGACTGCTGCTCTCCACCGTTCGGCCTTGAGGACCTGCAGCATTACCGGCTGGTGCCCTGTTACCCTGCAGCCGGATGCCTGTACGGCCTGGGCTCGTGTCCCGGCCTCGCCCCGAGCCACCAGGTGCTGCTCTACAACCTGGACGACAACGGCTGA